A window of the Coprobacter fastidiosus genome harbors these coding sequences:
- a CDS encoding BamA/TamA family outer membrane protein translates to MKKYIANIIIILSGIVFITGCSTTKRLGEDEVLYTGVKKMKIEPIEGVKVDGDVISAVKDPLSVPPNNPLYSPYYRTPFPFGLWVYNNFVPKKNKGFKHWFYNKFAKEPVLISGVQPELRIKVVEDILANYGYFGAEASYSLLYNKKNKKKAKISYSVKIPQAWTYGSISYPKPTDGITQLIDSTKAQSLLRVGSQYNADSLSAERTRIATLARNNGYYYFRPEYIEYLADTTQEHLKVNLRMIIKKGIPTMALKAYTVGKIDISLQNSTGKGIWDTIYYKDMKMAYQKPLRVKQSIMPSNITLRPGQVYSVTEQDQSQTNLSRLGIFRYINLNVTPIDSLRGADSLNVQIDGAMDIPLESEFEIDVSSKSNSFIGPGMIFGVNHKNIFRGGEILSVKLNGSYEWQTGKKQSGSKSSLLNSYEIGLNANLSFPRLLVPKFIPRPQKYGARTNFQLGTDLMNRPHFFRMISFNASGGYEFQTSDVSYHNLTVLKLTYNKLLNTTKNFDETMDKNPAIALSFRNQFIPTISYTYTFNKSFGRKGNNRILWQTNGTQAGNILAGVMGLLGDKGEKHLFGNQFSQFVKGSTELKYYRRLWGDNWLASRFLVGAGHAYGNSKVMPYSEQFYIGGANSIRAFTIRTLGPGSYRPPQDNPNAYFDQTGDFKLEANIEFRFKIIGDLHGAIFMDAGNIWLLKEDPQRPGGKLTLKSFGKDIALGTGFGLRYDISYIVLRADLGIGLHTPYPNPDKKGYYNLSSFKNSLGFHLAIGYPF, encoded by the coding sequence ATGAAAAAATATATAGCGAACATAATTATTATATTATCGGGTATAGTTTTCATAACCGGTTGTTCCACGACAAAAAGATTGGGAGAAGATGAGGTTCTCTATACCGGAGTGAAAAAAATGAAAATAGAACCGATAGAAGGCGTTAAAGTTGACGGAGATGTAATCTCTGCCGTAAAAGATCCTTTATCCGTTCCTCCTAACAATCCGCTATACAGTCCTTACTACCGTACCCCGTTTCCTTTTGGATTATGGGTTTACAACAATTTTGTTCCTAAAAAAAATAAAGGATTCAAGCATTGGTTTTACAATAAATTCGCTAAAGAACCTGTGCTCATATCCGGTGTACAACCCGAGTTGCGTATTAAAGTCGTCGAAGATATTTTAGCAAATTACGGATATTTCGGAGCTGAAGCCAGTTATTCATTACTCTATAATAAAAAAAACAAGAAAAAGGCGAAAATCAGCTACTCTGTAAAAATTCCGCAAGCATGGACCTATGGCAGCATTTCCTATCCGAAGCCGACAGACGGAATTACACAATTGATTGACAGCACCAAAGCCCAGTCCTTACTACGAGTCGGATCTCAATATAATGCAGATTCCCTGTCGGCAGAACGAACGAGAATCGCTACTCTCGCACGAAACAACGGATACTACTATTTTCGTCCTGAATATATAGAATACCTGGCAGATACAACACAAGAACATTTGAAAGTCAACCTTCGAATGATTATAAAAAAAGGTATTCCGACAATGGCTCTGAAAGCATATACTGTGGGCAAGATAGACATATCATTACAAAATTCTACCGGAAAAGGCATTTGGGATACCATATATTATAAAGATATGAAAATGGCATACCAGAAACCGCTAAGAGTCAAGCAATCTATCATGCCGTCAAATATAACTTTACGTCCGGGGCAAGTATATTCGGTAACCGAACAAGACCAATCTCAGACCAATCTAAGCAGGCTGGGTATATTCCGATATATAAATCTAAATGTTACGCCCATAGATTCCTTACGGGGAGCAGACTCTCTTAATGTACAAATAGACGGAGCTATGGACATTCCCCTCGAATCGGAGTTCGAAATAGACGTTTCCTCTAAATCGAACAGTTTTATCGGTCCGGGAATGATTTTCGGAGTAAATCATAAAAATATCTTTAGAGGGGGAGAAATTTTAAGTGTAAAACTGAACGGATCATACGAATGGCAAACCGGGAAAAAACAAAGCGGATCTAAATCGTCTCTTTTAAACTCCTATGAAATAGGTCTAAATGCAAACCTATCATTTCCTCGACTATTAGTTCCCAAATTTATTCCCCGACCTCAAAAGTATGGCGCACGTACCAACTTTCAATTAGGTACGGATCTGATGAACAGACCACATTTTTTCCGAATGATTTCATTCAATGCCTCAGGCGGATATGAATTTCAGACGTCAGACGTCAGTTATCATAACCTAACTGTTTTAAAACTAACTTATAATAAACTGCTGAACACGACTAAAAATTTTGATGAAACCATGGATAAAAATCCGGCCATAGCCCTTAGTTTCAGAAATCAGTTTATTCCGACAATAAGTTATACCTATACATTCAATAAATCGTTCGGTAGAAAAGGCAATAATCGTATTTTATGGCAAACAAACGGAACTCAAGCAGGAAATATACTCGCCGGAGTAATGGGGTTATTGGGAGACAAAGGTGAAAAACATCTGTTCGGCAATCAGTTCTCCCAATTTGTAAAGGGAAGTACCGAATTGAAATATTATCGTCGCCTATGGGGAGATAACTGGCTGGCATCCCGTTTTCTTGTAGGTGCAGGACATGCCTATGGAAACTCAAAAGTAATGCCGTATAGTGAACAGTTCTATATCGGTGGAGCAAACAGTATCAGAGCTTTCACAATACGGACATTAGGACCAGGTAGCTATCGACCGCCACAAGACAATCCCAATGCTTATTTTGACCAAACCGGAGATTTCAAGTTAGAAGCTAATATAGAATTTCGGTTTAAGATTATAGGAGATCTGCATGGAGCTATATTTATGGACGCAGGAAATATCTGGCTATTAAAAGAAGACCCGCAACGTCCCGGAGGAAAACTGACATTAAAAAGCTTCGGAAAAGACATTGCTTTAGGTACCGGATTCGGGCTACGTTATGACATTAGCTATATCGTATTACGAGCCGACCTCGGCATAGGTTTGCATACCCCTTATCCCAATCCCGATAAGAAAGGATACTATAATCTATCCAGTTTTAAAAACAGTCTGGGATTCCATTTGGCTATCGGATATCCGTTCTGA